CCGGAACTACGAAGGTAATCGTACAAGCACGCCGCCTGGAGTTCGCTCGGTAAGGTCCGCAGCTTCGGCAGATGCAAGCGGCCCTGCGGATCGAGCACCGCCGCTTGTTTCACGGCCCAACGTTCGATCATACGATGCTCGGAAGATGAACCCGCAGCGCGCACCAGCGAATCGGTGACATCGCGCCGGGCGATATCGGAGAGCAACGGCAGCACCTCATGGCGCAGGCGGTTGCGCGCGGCGATCGGCTTGGCATTGGTCGCGTCTTCGCGCCATGAAAGCTTCTCGGATGCAAGCCAACCGCGCAGGTCATCACGCCGTGAGGAAAGCAGCGGCCGCAGGCACTCGAGCGGCCGGCCAGCGACTTGGAGCACCTGGCTTTCCTGCATGCCTGAGAGGCCGCGGCTGCCGCGCAGCAGATTCCACAAGACGGTCTCCGCCTGGTCATCAGCGTGGTGCGCAAGCAGCAGTCGCGGGCAGCGATGCTTTCGCGAACATAGGGCGAAGAAGGCATGCCTCGCCTCACGGGCCGCGGTTTCCAGCGAGTCGCCCTTCTCCCGCATCACCGCGCGCACGTCCGCCTTGCCGGATTCGCACGGATAGCCGAACGACCCCGCGAGCTTCTCGACGAAGCGTGCGTCTCCCGTCGAAGCCCGTCCGCGCAGGCCGTGGTCGAGATGGCAGACGATCACCTCACGAAAGCCGTGCCGGTGCAGCAGATGCAGCAGCGCCACCGAGTCCGCTCCGCCGGAAATGCCCGCGAGGTAGCGCTTCCGCTTCGGGGCGGCATCGAACCAGGCGACTTCCGGGATAGGCACCGCACAGCCATGACCAAACCGCGCGAGTTTTCAAGTGACGATCGGCGGGAGGGCTCTTGCCGCGGAAGCAATTCCATCGGATGTTCAGGCCATGAAGCTCGTCGTGCTCCTTTCCAGCCTCGCCCTCGCCACCAGTCTGCCCGCCGCGGACGAACCCGCACCGGTCAAGGTCGAGCAGGTGGAAAAGCAGCTCGCCGATGGCGCGCAGCTCCTCGACGTGCGCACTCAGGAAGAGTGGAAGGAAGGCCACCTCAAAGGGGCCAAGCTGGTCCCGCTGGCGCAGGACGGCTTTCTCGACAAGGCCAAGGCCGCCCTCGATCCCAAGAAGCCGGTGCTCGTCTATTGCAAGTCCGGCGGGCGCAGCGCGAAGGCCGCGAAGCAACTGCGCGAAGCCGGCTTCACCGTCTACGACATGGCCGGCGGCATCACCGCCTGGCAGAAGGCTGGCAAGCCGGTGGAGAAGTGAATCACGGTGCCGGCGGGCAAGAACGGCTTCAAAGGGGGCGTAGCATGTCGTCCATGAAGTGGTTGCTGCTTCCATTCTTCCTGCTCTTTGCCGGCTGCGCCGCGATCTCGGCCCGAGAGCCGCAGGTTCCCGCCTCGCTCGTCGCCGAACTCGACAAGACCTGGCCGAAAAACCGCAGCATCCATCTCGTCTTCCACGGTCATAGCGTGCCATCCGGCTATCATAAGACGCCGGAGGTGAAGCCCTTCGACTCCTATCCGCTGATGGCCATGGAGAAGATCCAGAAAGCCCATCCTCATGCGGTGATCAATTCCATCGTCACGGCAATCGGCGGCGAAGATAGCGTGAAAGGCGCGGCGCGATTCGAGAAGGACGTGCTCACCTTGCGTCCCGACATCGTTTTCATCGACTATGCGCTCAACGACCGTCGCCAGCCCGAGGCCGACGTCGAGAATGCCTGGCGATCGATGGCACGGGCGGCGAAGGCGAAAGGCGTTCCGGTCGTCTTTCTAACACCTACCGGGGCCGACAACGTGAGAATCGATGAACCCGACGAACCGCTCGAAATACGCGCCGCGATCATTCGCAAGGTGGCCGCGGAGGAAGGCGTGCTGCTGGCCGACGTGTGGGCTGCGTGGAAGGCGGATCTGAAGCGCGGCGTGAAGCAAGACAGCCTGCTCAGCCAGGCCAATCACCCGAACCGCAAGGGTCACGAGATCGCCGCCAAGGTCATCGGGGACCTGTTCTGATCATTCCTTCCCGTGCTCGATGAGGGGCCAGAACTTGTCCCACTCGAAGGGCCGTGAAAACTCGCCGTGGTGACAGGTTACGCAGTCTCCCGGGCCCACGGGGCGGAACTTGAAGGCGGTCTTCTTGCCATCGCGGAAATGCGCGACGTGCTCGCTCGCCGGGCCGTGGCAGGATTCGCAGCCGACATCGATGAGCTTCTCTTTTCCAAATGGCCGCCGGTAGCCGGATGGCCGGCCGAAGCCGACGGTGTGGCATTCGATGCAGTGCGGATCGGCATCCGAGCCCTTCTTCACCAGCGTCTCGAAGGCATGACCGTGGCCGGATTTCTGCCAGCTCTCGAAAGCCTTCGGATGGCAGCTCTGGCAGGTGGCGGAGCCGACGTAGGTGGCGGCTGGTTGGACACCGGGGATGGCGCGTGGATCAACGGCATTCGGGTCGTCCACTGCCAGCGGCGTGCGGCGGATCTCGTCGCGGAATTCGCTCACCAGCTTCTTCAGGTCCGGATGCTGCGGGATGCCCTCCTCTAACAGCGTGATCTCGTAGGCCGGATCTAACAAACGCGTGCGGGGTTCGCCGCCAAGGGTCGCGGTCAGGGTGCCGACGGTGCGAGCTTCATTCGTCGTGAACAGCACGATCGAATCATTCTCACGGATCAAGTCCTGAGCCGGTCCGCCGACATCGCCGCCGAGAATGAGCGCGAATTCATAGTAGTCGCGCGCCAGCCGTCGCAATTCGTTCTCCTTCGCAAAGGCCAGCAGCACGATGAGGTCCGCCTTTTCACGCAAGGCCGGAAGCTGGCGTTCGATCGCTTCATCGAGTCCCAGCACGGCGATTCCTTCACCGGCATCCACCACGCTGGTGGGCGACACCACGCCAAGAATGCCGATGCGCTTGCCCGCTGCCTCGACGATGCGGAACGGCTCCAGAATCTCCTTCCGTGTGGCATCCACCAGCGACGCGCTCACCAGCGGCACCGCCGAGGTGGCCGAGAGCGATGCAAGCGTCTTCGCCGGAATGGCAGCTTCGGCAGCACCCATGTTCAGCGCGGCAAAGCCCATCTCGCGATAGCCCCGCGCGAGGTACTGGTACTGGACGAGGTCGTAGTCATTCACCCCGGCGAGCGCGCCGCCGACGTCGAGCTTCAGCGTGTCGTGGCGTTCCGGCCGTTCTTCCAGCCAGGTCATCAGCCGCGTCAGCCCACCGTGCTGACCGGTGAAGCAGCCACATGGCTCAAGGCGCCCCGACGTGTCGCAGGTGAAATGAATCGTCAGCTTCTGCGCCGCGGCCGGCTTGCTCGGAGATCCATAGTAGTGGATCGCCGCAGCCACCGCCGCGCAGATGACGAGACCGATGAGGAGATACTTCTTCACGCGAAAAGCTCAGTGAAGGAGGGCATAGGCCACGGCATTCACGTTGACCTGCTTCGCCTCCTGGATCTCCGCTCCGCCGCAGCAGCAGCAGCCCTTGGCATTGGCGGCGTTGTTCAGCCCCTCCGGCGAATGCACCAGCGCGAGGCGTCCATTGATGAAGATTCCCTTCAGGCGGGTGGTGCCGCCGCCCTTGACGTTGAGCTTCGTGATCTTGTGGACCGTCGCGAAGATCTCATGATCCATCGGGATCTCCTTGAGTTCATGGCCGGGCAAGGCGAGCGCGATCTCCTTATGGAACGCTTGGTTCCACGGCGCGCTGGAGCAGCCGGGGCTGGAGAGAATGAAGCCGCCGTTCTCAAGGTAGCGGCGCAGGTTCGCGCGCTCGGAGTCCTTCAGCTTGAAATCGCCCTCGCCGGTGAACACGCACAGCGGCGTGGTGAAGACCTCATCGGTCGCGAGCGCGATGCGGGCGAACTTCGGATCGATCTTGAGCCCCGTTTCGGTCGCCGTCTCGGAGAGAAAGGTTTCGGCGAAGCACACCGAGGTCTGGTTGTCGCCATAGACGAGGTTTCCGCAGCGGATGGTCTCGGTGTTCCAATCGACGGCGAAGGCCCGCGACAGGAGCAATGCTGTTAGAATGAGGAAGGTCTTCATAAGCCGGTTCATTTCTCGGTGGTCAGCCGGCGGAAGTACGCGTCGGCGATATTTTCATACTCCATCAAAAGCGAGGACGAACCGGGCGTGGCGGTGCGTCGCGAGGAAAGTTCGTCGGGCTTGCCGCTGTCTGCCGCATCGATCCGCGCGGTGGGGCTGCCGGGCATGCCGTCGCCGCCCTGGTCACCGCGGCCGGCCATCGCCCGCGACAGCGGACCATCGAGCAGCGATTCGCCACCGATCACGTCGGCCTCACCGGGGACCTGGCCGGCGGCCATCATGCCCGAGGCACCGGCACCGGAGGGGCCACCGCCAGGGGAGCGGAAATTCAGGGACTGCATCATCTGGCGGAATGAGTCGCCGGGATTCATGCCGCGATCCAGCCGCAGCGCCTGATCCATCCCCTGTTGCACGCCTTGCAAGCCGGGTTGGCCATTCTCGGCGAAAAGCTTCTCCATCTCCTCCAAAAGCTTCTGCGCCTGCGGATGAGCGCCATCGGCACGACCTTCTAACATATCCTGCGCGGCATCCCTCGCCATGCCCGGCATGCCGGCCTGATCCATCGCATCGGCGAGTTGCTGCGCGCTCTCGGCAGCCTGCGGGAACTCCTCCTTCGCGGCCTCGGCGTCTTGCTTCAGCTTGCGGCCGAGTTCATCGAGCTTGCGGCCAAGTTCGCGTTGCTTCGCTCCCATCTCGCGCATCGCAAGCCGGTCGTCAGGGGTGAGTTCCTTCTTCTCTTCGTAGGCCTTCGATTGCTCGGCGAGTTCTCGCTGCTGTTGTTCGAGCTGCTTGAAGAGATTGAAATCCTTCATCAGCTCGTGAAGCTGGGCGAGGTCCTGCAGCGGTTCCTGCACGCCCTTCTCTGCTGCACTGCGCTCCCCTTCCAGCCGCTCGCGCTGGGCCTGGGCGGCCTGCGCCATGCCATCGAGCTGTTCCTTCGTGGGTGACTGAGGCGGTGGCGGCCCGGCTTCAAGCGCCTTCTCCGATTCACGGCGGTTCTTCTCCGCCGACTCGCGCAAGGTCTTGGACTGTTCGTGAAGCTGCTCCTGCAACTCCTTCTCGAAATCATAGACCGGATCCTCGCGGCCGAAGTCGGACATCTCCTCGGCCAGTGCTTCGAGCTCGTGATTGAGATCGTCCTGCTCTTGGAATGCCTTGGCCAATCCGGATTCGAGTTCCTTGTCGGCGGGATCCTTTGCCTGCTTCTCTTGCAGCTCCTTCAGTGCCTCCTCGATCTCACGCTGGGCCTCGACCTTCTTCTGCAAGCGATCTAACAGACTCTCATACTTGCCCGCGATCATCGCGACGTCAGCGCGCTTGCGGAGGAAGTCATTGTACTGCTCCTCCGTGATCACGCCCATCTTGCGGGTGCCGGTGCGGGTCATCTGCGGCTCCGGCCGGGTATCCACGGCCTCGGCGAAAACGGTGATCTCGCTGTCGGCCTTGGCACCCAGCGCGGCGAGGTCGAGGTTCTTCTCAAGCCGGTGCCGGCGGACGTCCGGCTTGTCGAACTCCGCCACCACGGGCTCGCCGAACTTCCCGTCGATGCCCACATGCAGCCGCACCGAGCGCAGCCCGTAGTCATCAGTGGCATCGATTACCAAGGGCAGCTTCAGGTTCTCCACCACGAAGGCATCGCGCTCCGGTGTGGTGATCGTGATGGCGGGCGGTAGGTCGCGGGTCACGGTCAGGGTGGAAGTCGGCGCCTCGGTCGCGGCGTGGCCGGCGATATCCACCAGGAAATACGACAGGCGTCCCGAAGCGGTCGCCGTCAGGGATGCCGAGGCGCTTTCCTCCGGGCCTTCCGGCGCGGGCAGCAGCGGGAAGTCAGCCGATTTGTCGGGTGCCGTGAGCAGCGTGACCTTGCCCTCGCCGAGCGGCCGGTTCGAGCTGAGGCGGAAGGTGATCGCCGTACCTTCAAGCGCTTGCAAGCCGGTGAAGCGGAACGGCAACTCGCGGGCCGGTTGCCCCGTGTAGGCGGGCGGAGCGATCGTCACCATCGCGGGTCCGATCTGCGGCGTCAGGATGAGATCGATTCGCCGGCGCTGGCTGCGGCTGCTTTCACCGCGGGTGTGCGCCGTGATTTCCAGCGGCTGATGGATTTTTTCCAAGGGCGCGATGAAGGTGCCGTCGCCGCGCGGGATCATCGCGACGGTGAATGGTGCGCCTTCTCCATCCGGCCGGGCCGTGAGAAATAACTCCTTCGGGATGTGGCCACGCGCACGCGCCATCACCACCACCGATTCGCCATAAAGGATCGACGTCCCGGCCGCGGGTTTCTCGATCTCCAATCGCGTGAACGACAGCGGCGGATGATCGCCATGGGGATCGAGGAAACGCAGCCACTCGCGCTGCGCATCCGAGCCACCGAACAACGTGATCGCCATCAACAGCACCG
The genomic region above belongs to Luteolibacter arcticus and contains:
- the tilS gene encoding tRNA lysidine(34) synthetase TilS, whose translation is MPIPEVAWFDAAPKRKRYLAGISGGADSVALLHLLHRHGFREVIVCHLDHGLRGRASTGDARFVEKLAGSFGYPCESGKADVRAVMREKGDSLETAAREARHAFFALCSRKHRCPRLLLAHHADDQAETVLWNLLRGSRGLSGMQESQVLQVAGRPLECLRPLLSSRRDDLRGWLASEKLSWREDATNAKPIAARNRLRHEVLPLLSDIARRDVTDSLVRAAGSSSEHRMIERWAVKQAAVLDPQGRLHLPKLRTLPSELQAACLYDYLRSSGVAELSRDLVLRGLALLDVDGPPAVNLPGGRVLRRRAGRLFTA
- a CDS encoding rhodanese-like domain-containing protein, with amino-acid sequence MKLVVLLSSLALATSLPAADEPAPVKVEQVEKQLADGAQLLDVRTQEEWKEGHLKGAKLVPLAQDGFLDKAKAALDPKKPVLVYCKSGGRSAKAAKQLREAGFTVYDMAGGITAWQKAGKPVEK
- a CDS encoding SGNH/GDSL hydrolase family protein: MKWLLLPFFLLFAGCAAISAREPQVPASLVAELDKTWPKNRSIHLVFHGHSVPSGYHKTPEVKPFDSYPLMAMEKIQKAHPHAVINSIVTAIGGEDSVKGAARFEKDVLTLRPDIVFIDYALNDRRQPEADVENAWRSMARAAKAKGVPVVFLTPTGADNVRIDEPDEPLEIRAAIIRKVAAEEGVLLADVWAAWKADLKRGVKQDSLLSQANHPNRKGHEIAAKVIGDLF
- a CDS encoding multiheme c-type cytochrome, with the protein product MKKYLLIGLVICAAVAAAIHYYGSPSKPAAAQKLTIHFTCDTSGRLEPCGCFTGQHGGLTRLMTWLEERPERHDTLKLDVGGALAGVNDYDLVQYQYLARGYREMGFAALNMGAAEAAIPAKTLASLSATSAVPLVSASLVDATRKEILEPFRIVEAAGKRIGILGVVSPTSVVDAGEGIAVLGLDEAIERQLPALREKADLIVLLAFAKENELRRLARDYYEFALILGGDVGGPAQDLIRENDSIVLFTTNEARTVGTLTATLGGEPRTRLLDPAYEITLLEEGIPQHPDLKKLVSEFRDEIRRTPLAVDDPNAVDPRAIPGVQPAATYVGSATCQSCHPKAFESWQKSGHGHAFETLVKKGSDADPHCIECHTVGFGRPSGYRRPFGKEKLIDVGCESCHGPASEHVAHFRDGKKTAFKFRPVGPGDCVTCHHGEFSRPFEWDKFWPLIEHGKE
- a CDS encoding DUF4159 domain-containing protein, whose amino-acid sequence is MNRLMKTFLILTALLLSRAFAVDWNTETIRCGNLVYGDNQTSVCFAETFLSETATETGLKIDPKFARIALATDEVFTTPLCVFTGEGDFKLKDSERANLRRYLENGGFILSSPGCSSAPWNQAFHKEIALALPGHELKEIPMDHEIFATVHKITKLNVKGGGTTRLKGIFINGRLALVHSPEGLNNAANAKGCCCCGGAEIQEAKQVNVNAVAYALLH
- a CDS encoding DUF4175 family protein, translating into MKDEPLPSSSVLDMLRRAGAVEARHRALRLVLRSLVWIALAVPLLMVADILFHFSDGVRLAGSLGIAVAIALVLAVAAVIACFARPPLLRIARLLESRDPALGSKLVNLLQLDANARSAEGSPLTRELAGQAVAQAASSVDTAAFPVLARDPQRFRYLRRALIVPVLLMAITLFGGSDAQREWLRFLDPHGDHPPLSFTRLEIEKPAAGTSILYGESVVVMARARGHIPKELFLTARPDGEGAPFTVAMIPRGDGTFIAPLEKIHQPLEITAHTRGESSRSQRRRIDLILTPQIGPAMVTIAPPAYTGQPARELPFRFTGLQALEGTAITFRLSSNRPLGEGKVTLLTAPDKSADFPLLPAPEGPEESASASLTATASGRLSYFLVDIAGHAATEAPTSTLTVTRDLPPAITITTPERDAFVVENLKLPLVIDATDDYGLRSVRLHVGIDGKFGEPVVAEFDKPDVRRHRLEKNLDLAALGAKADSEITVFAEAVDTRPEPQMTRTGTRKMGVITEEQYNDFLRKRADVAMIAGKYESLLDRLQKKVEAQREIEEALKELQEKQAKDPADKELESGLAKAFQEQDDLNHELEALAEEMSDFGREDPVYDFEKELQEQLHEQSKTLRESAEKNRRESEKALEAGPPPPQSPTKEQLDGMAQAAQAQRERLEGERSAAEKGVQEPLQDLAQLHELMKDFNLFKQLEQQQRELAEQSKAYEEKKELTPDDRLAMREMGAKQRELGRKLDELGRKLKQDAEAAKEEFPQAAESAQQLADAMDQAGMPGMARDAAQDMLEGRADGAHPQAQKLLEEMEKLFAENGQPGLQGVQQGMDQALRLDRGMNPGDSFRQMMQSLNFRSPGGGPSGAGASGMMAAGQVPGEADVIGGESLLDGPLSRAMAGRGDQGGDGMPGSPTARIDAADSGKPDELSSRRTATPGSSSLLMEYENIADAYFRRLTTEK